A window of Candidatus Latescibacter sp. genomic DNA:
GTATGCTCTCCCACCACATCGCCGATTCTGAGTGCGTGGATGCCGATCTCCCGGCGGGTTCTTTCCCCGGTTATCCCTCGCCTGCCGTAAACCGCTTCGGTATCGAGATTCCTTTTCAGCGTTTCAGCTACAATCTCCGCCAGCCGGTTGGCGGTTCCGGAAGGAGCGTCCTTTTTGAACCGGTGATGAGCTTCGATGATTTCAATATCATATTCGTCGCCGAGAACAGCGGCTGCCTCCGCCGCCAGTCTGAAGAGGAGATTCACTCCCACACTCATGTTCGGCGCCATCACGCAGGGTATGGGGGAGACAAGGCGGCGAAACTCCGGAAGGTGTTCTTTCGGAAGCCCGGTCGTTCCGACTACCAGAGGAGTTTTCGCGCCGCCGCAAATCTCCGCGGTTTTCAATATCGCATCCGGCCAGGTAAAATCAATCACCACATCCGCATTTTCCGCCGCCGCTTTCAGATCATCGGTAATCTGAACGCCCAGCCTGCCGATGCCGATGATTTCACCGGCATCCAGTCCCGGCTTGAAAGCGCCGCCGGACTCCACGGCTCCGGATACCTCTATGTCCGGGTCTTGCAGCGCCAGGGCAATAATGCTCCGGCCCATTCTCCCCAGGGCGCCGTTCACAACGAGTTTCATATCTTTACCCTGCTTTCCGACAATAGAATTTCCCGGTTATGTCATTTGGTAAGTATTTTTGAAAAAATTTGCGCCTTGATTGCACAATCAGATCCTGAAACGAGTTCAGGATGACACGTGTCATGCCGAACTTGTTGCCGCTTCGCGGGAGCGATAAAACCGTTTCGGCATCTATGCACCGTGTCATGCCGAATGGGTTCCCTGCTTTTGCACGGTAAAAAGTAGGGCATCGGCTTCTATTTACAACAATACGTTCGTATAATCACGGATATCAAAACATTTGAAGAAAATAAGAAGATGGAAAGGTAAACACAATGAGAAAATAACAGGGAAGCTCAAAATCGGGAATTTTATTAAATGTATAAAAATAATATTGACAAGTGGTATTTTTTTATACTTATTTGATAGATACTGTGTATACCGTGTTCAAATTCCCCTTCCAACGAAAGGAGGCGGTATCGGGAACGAATGTGAATGGTGAATGGTGTTAATGAAAAACTCCTTCCACGCAGTTCCTTTTCGAGGGGTAAGAGTATGAAAAAAGCCATTGTAATTGCCCTGGCGGCGGCTCTTGTTTCCACCAGTGTTTTTGCCGCCAATTTCAGTCCCAAACTGCTCCGCCTTTCCGCTCCGAGTAAAATTGCTTACAATTTTGACGGTAAACCCCTTGAGATTCCGGTCACTGTCTCCGGTGTGGGCGCCGGTACTATCTTCTGTGTCTACACGAACGGCAAGGGCGCCTCCATCGGGAAAGTGCAGAACGGCTTCCTGGGCTGGCACTATGTCAATAAGATCGACACCGCCATGTATATTTCCACTGTTTATAATCTCGATGTCGGTACAAACAAGCTGATATGGGACGGAAAAGGCAAGCTCGGCGCCCCTGTGCCTGTCGGTGTATACACGTATTACCTCTGGGCCTATGATAACCGGAACGCCAAGGTATTTGTTTCGCGTTATATGACTTCCATCCAGCACAACCTGGGGAACCAGATACATATACAGGAAAAGGATACCAAGGGTCTTCCCCTGGCCAATCCTTTTGCGCTCATGCAGGGTAGATGGAACATCAGCGGGAGCAGAGCCAAATGGATAATCGGCAGCGATCCCAATGATTCATCGTTTGTCGAGACCACCAGAATAACCATGACCAACTGGGGTTTTGAACGCGTTATCGCGCCGGCCCCGACCGATTTCACAAGCTTTTTCATATCCGGTGGTATGACCCGTACTATAGGGAGTCAAAAGGGCGTCTGGAAGATGAAATGGGTTCCCAACGGTAACGCTACAGTCGATGTCTCCTGGGGAGCTAACGGATTCGCAGGTATAGGCCGCCCCTGGGATGATTTCGCCGGTCCCGACACGGATGACACCTATGTGTATTGGGCTAACAACAACTAC
This region includes:
- the dapB gene encoding 4-hydroxy-tetrahydrodipicolinate reductase, whose translation is MKLVVNGALGRMGRSIIALALQDPDIEVSGAVESGGAFKPGLDAGEIIGIGRLGVQITDDLKAAAENADVVIDFTWPDAILKTAEICGGAKTPLVVGTTGLPKEHLPEFRRLVSPIPCVMAPNMSVGVNLLFRLAAEAAAVLGDEYDIEIIEAHHRFKKDAPSGTANRLAEIVAETLKRNLDTEAVYGRRGITGERTRREIGIHALRIGDVVGEHTVSFGTIGERIELTHKAQSRDAFAKGALRAAKFVVKAEPGLYDMQDVLGLK